The candidate division WOR-3 bacterium genomic sequence AAGAAAACCGCAGACACATCCAAGGAGAATCTTGGCTAACTTTTCATCTGATGACGGTAAACTTCTGGACCAGGGTGCGGCTATGTTCTTCTATTGTGGCAAAGTATATTCCCGGTGCGAGGTTGCGGGCATCAAGGGTGTTCTGATTTGGCTTGAGGTTTTTCACAATTCTGCCACAGGCATCAACTATTTTTATTTCGCCTTTTGCCCGCTGTTGCACGATAAAGCGGCTGCCAACTGAAGGTGAAATCAGCACCATCTTGGGCTTGGTTTCATTTGCGGGTTTATCCTGAACCCCAATCAGATTGTCCTTTACCGCCACCACCCGCGCATACCGATAGTCGTTAATATAAACCACATTGTTTATATAATTCCATTGCATTATCTCTGGCTTGATTGGCGAATAAAAGGAGTCAATAATTGTGTTTGTCCGACAGTCAATTACCATAATCATCGGGTTGCGGGTCTGAGTTAATGAGGTGTCATAATTGGGGAGGTAGAATCGGTCGCTGATCGGATTCCATAAGCATTCTTCTAAGAAATGTCCATACCTAATTCCACAAAAGAGAATCGTGTCCATTATCTGATTTGCAGCGCAATCAATGACAATGATACCACCAGAAGAATGAGGATAGTAAATCCGGTCGTCAATTGAGTCATAATAGAAGAAGGGCTCACTGGTAATAGGCACATCCATAACCGAGTCGATCACCGTGTCAGCTTTGGCATCAAGGACATAAACCCGGTCCTGGTAAGGACAGCCCATATATATTTGATGGATGTCGCCCTTATTGCGAAAGGCAAGGGGTCTGCCAATGGAATCAATTACCTTTATCACTGTATCACCTTCGCCATCTATTATGAAGGTTTTTAACCCTGAGGGCATATAGGTAATGGCAGCATAGACCTTGTCGGTATAAGGATTGACATAGCCATCGCCGCTTTCACCAACATCAATTACATTTTTTATCTCATCATTCTCGCAATCAATGATATAGATGTAGTAGTTGCGCATGAGCTCACTGAAGGGAATGGTATACAACTTGTTCCTTCGAGAACTGTAGAGGAGATAGTGCCCGCCGATATAACCAGGGATGAAATTGATGAGTGAATCAGTTTCACCATCTAACACATATACCCCGCGGTATTGAGCTGAGGTCAGGTAGATTTTATTCTCACGGGTGGCGGTGGTGAAATGGAAGAACCATTCTTCACTTGGAACACGGGACGAAAGGTCAACAACTTTTAAAGGAAGGTTGGTGCTGGCATCATAGACAGTAAGGATTGAGGAGAATGAGTCCCCGTAGATGTCGTTGATGTAGAGACGGTTGGTAACCGGTTGCCACATTATGTGGCTATTTATATAACCGATTTTCAAACAGGTTTCCAGCTGTCGCCGGTTGCAGTCAATGATAAAGAGATTGGTTCCATCATTCAGATACAGTCTGTTCGCAGTTGGGTGGAAAATATAACCGCCATTTAAATGACCCGGAACCGGGATTTCTTCAATCAATGAGTTTGTTTCGCCGTCAAACACCCTGACCCAGGCTATAGGTGGCGGTTCCGGATTTAACGAAATTGTATAAAGATGGTCGGTATTGGGATTGTAAAACAGGTCACGCAAACTGGATCGTGGAAACAGGAGGGAATCGGTAAGTTGGACTGTATTTAAGTCGATGATATATATCAAATCATTGGGCCAGTGGGATGGCACACCCGCATACAATTTATTGGCGGAGGTGTTATGAACAAGCCACCAACACCCCGTTGGCAGTTGCAGCTCACCGAGAACCTGATTGGTAAGACAGTCAATAATCTCGATTTGTGTGGTCTGGGATGAAGTAGCAGTTGCAAACAGCCGTTCACTTTCCGATGAGAGAGAAATATTCTGATAACCAAGATTGGGCGGGGCGCTGATTGAGTCGGTAATTGTGTCATTGGTGCAGTCAAAATAATATATTGCTGTTTGAGTGCAGATGTAGGCGCAACTACGGAGAGAATGAAATACGGTTCTCCAGTGCAACCCCGGCATTTCCTTTATCACCTCGTTATTTCGGCAGTCTATCACATAGGTAACAGGCTCACTCTCGTAAAACCACACGGTGCAGTAAATTTTATTGGCGGGAATGCTGATGTTAAGTCGGACATTACTACCGGACCGGGGTCGCAATCCACCGGTGGGAAGGGTGATGGTATCAACTATTGCCTGAGTGGAGCAGTTGATAACATATAAATTTACTGCCGTATCAGAAGGAAGAACTATCGAACCCATATATAGGGAGTTGTTATCGGGATTGAAGATAACAGGTCCGGTGATGTTGCGGAGCGGTTTTAACCTCGTTTTTGTTGCACAATCTAAGACCACCGCGTTGTTGTGTGAGATGATATAAAGCCTGTTCATAACCGGATTAAATAAGATGTCGTCGAACTCGCCGCAGCCGCCTAAGGTGTCAGGAATATAAAGAGTGTCAAGGAATTGGGACTGGGCTGGACCGGCAAGCAAAATCCCGACAGCAAGGAAAAGGATTGTATTTTTCATATTTCACCTCCAATCCTGCGGCAGGGTGTCATATTTTTTACTTTACTATCAACTTGCCGCCTGTTTCTGCGGCATTTATCTTGATTCTGTAGAAATAGACACCAGCAGGAACTTTTTTGCCCTCAAAGTCCTTCAAATTCCACATGCACTTGCCGTTCTCAAGCTTCAACTGGTTGACAAGTGTGCCGTTTTCAGAATAGATTTTTAGGATGATATTGTGAGGGGCTCCAAGAATCTGGAAGGAGGCACTTCTTTGTGCCGGATTGGGCAAGGCGATAAAGGTTTTAGCCGGGGTGAGTAACGAGGAAGAGGGTTGGCTGCCCTTTAGTTCAGTGGGAAATTCAGTATAAAAGCCGATGCGGTCATTGTTGTAGCCGAAAGACGCCCAGATACCGGGCAGGGAATCGGAGGGGTTTTGGGAATACCAGTAGGCGCCAAAAACAAGGTCTGAGCCATAGGCAACAATGTAAGGCGGGTCTTCACCATCAGGCGACCAATTGTCAGGGACATCATAACAGTTAAACACATTATCGTAGCCACCGTGAAAACAGTGAAGGATGGAAGCCCTTTCTGCAGTAGGTTCTTGCGTCAGGTTTCCCCAGGTGTCGTGAGAAACCAAGGCGCCACCAATACCTGCTCCTGGGCGGATTAGATTATCGCGTGCCTCCCAGGTCATACTGGAAATTTCATATCTGCTGAAGCGCCTACCAGTATTTGACATCCAAGAGTAGCCCTGCATCGCATAGATATGTGTAGGTGAAAGTGTTAAATAAGGAACAGGTGGCCACATCGCCAAGTCTGCACCCTCATAAAAGCAGGTATCCGTATACCCTGGTTCATTAGTGGTGAACGGGGGTAAGAGTTGCCATACGGGAATCGGTGGCGGTGACTTGATTGACCCCTGACCTCCGTAAACCCGGTTATAGACCCCAAATTCAGGACTTCCGCCTCCTTTTATTAGATAAAACTTGGTGACCGGCCACCCAGGGACCATTGCAAAGCCCCCGAATTTCAAACTCCCACCCGCACCTATTGGAACCTCTCCAGGGATAAATGTTTCCTTGCTCCAGGTTTGCGTTGGAACATCAAAAGCCCAGAGTTCATTTCTGCCACCAAAAACGGCAAGGACCTTTTCCTCAGGTGGGTTAGTATACGGGTTGAAGAAATAGCAGATGGAGGCATCATGACAGGGTGCTATTTCACGGGGTGGACCTGGTAATTGGTGCCAAACTATTGTTCCTCCAAAACCAGCATACGCCCAGAAAAAGCCATAAGGAGCTCTATTGCAAGAGTCTACCAGAAGGAAAAGTTTGCCATATGGTTCGCCGGGTCTATGTCCGTAGGTTAAAGCGCTCCCCATCCCGGTTCGATTGTATGGGTAGGGGGGTATTAAAATAAGCCCATTCTCCTCCTGTGGCTACCAAGGGGAGAGAAAGCATTAAAAACCCTTTGATTATGAGGTGTTTCATCTTAGCCTCCTTTTTCCTTATATAGTGGAGAGTTAGACACCCTGCCGCATAACTAATCATACTACAATTCAGCCTCGTGTCAAGCAGATGTATAATTCAATTTGCCACCTGTGCCACGGATGTTACCAAAAACCGCTTGATTTCCATAAATAACCCCTAACCCCTAATGTCGCATAGGTATCTTAACTTTTCCTAAATCGTCACAACCCGGTCGCTTGTTGACAAAGGAATTATTATCTGTATAATAAACCGATGCCGAATCGGATAAACTCCATCTTTACTCTTGAAGACACATTTATCGCCTATGCAGCGGGTGATAACGGCACGCTTCTTAAGAGCACCGATGCCGGTGCCACTTGGGAGAAACTATCTGTGCCTGTTCAGGTTAACCTCTATAGCGTCTGCTTTCCGGGACAGGCGGTTATTGGCTATGCCTGTGGTGACAGGGGCATCATCCTCAAAACCGAAAATGAAGGCAGAACTTGGCAGGTGCTTGATTCTGGAACCGATGTTGACCTAAGGGCGATAAAATTTCCAGTTTCACCTGAAATTGGCTTTGTTGCCGGTGATAAAGGAACGGTTCTGCGAACCACCGACAGTGGTACCACCTGGGAGAGATTAATCACCGCCACCGAGGAAAAGATTATGGATGTCCATTTTCCCGCTGATGTCATCACCGGCTATGCGGTCGGTTTGAATGGCACGGTGTTAAAGACAACAACCGGGGGCTCAATCTGGTTCTCCCAGGCAGAAAATGTTGCCGAACTTACCGCCAACACCCATTTTACCGCTGTCCATTTTCCTGCTGATGACCTCGTCGGATTTATGACCACAACCCTGGGCAGGGTCTTCTTTACCCCTGATGGCGGTGAGGTCTGGCGTCCCTTACCGATTGAGTTTTTCGTCCCGCCACTTTACTCACTTGATATCCGGCATGATACAATGGCGGGCTTCTGTGTCGGGGCAAAAGGAACTGTGATTCACACCCTTGATGGCGGTAACACCTGGGAGAAAATTGACCCCGGTACCGAAAAGGACCTTTTCAGCATCCGCTTCTTTGCCGACGGAATTATTGGCATCATCGGCGGTGATGAACACACCCTACTTTTGAGCAATAACGGTGGCTACACCTGGGCTCCAGCAATCATCAAAGATTAAAAAAATCCCTAAAATTCGCTTGACATTGCTTGTCTTTGTAATATACTAAAAATTCCAGTTTGTTATTTAGTAACATAAAAATACAAAGGAGGAAAGAAAATGGCAGATGAGCCAAAGTTTTATGAGCCGTCAGCGGAGTTAGTAGAAAACTCCAACATTATGGCTTTTATGAAAAGGCATAACATTAAAACGCTCGACGAACTTCTTAACCGCGCAAAAGACTTGGAGTGGTACTGGGGCGAAATGGCAAAGGAACTGGAATGGTTCAAACCTTGGAATAAGGTGCTGGATGAATCCCAGGCGCCCTTTTACAAATGGTTCATCGGCGGTCTTTTCAACATCGCCCACAACTGCCTTGACCGGCATATGAAGACTGATGTTAAGGACAAGGTCGCCTATATTTATCACTCTGAACCCGGTGAAGTTGAAAGATGGACCTATCAGAGGCTTTATCAGGAGACAAACAAACTGGCAAATGCCTTAAAAAGTCTCGGTGTGAAAAAGGGCGACCGGGTAACCATATTTTTGCCGATGATCCCCCAGTTACCTATCGCGATGCTCGCCTGCGCCAAGATTGGTGCAATTCACTCGGTGGTTTTCTCCGGTTTCTCATCCGCATCCCTGCGTGACCGGATTCAGGATGCTGAGGCTAAGGTCTTAATAACCGCGGATGGTGCCTATCGCCGGGGCAAACTGGTAACCCTGAAGGCAAATGCCGACCCGGCACTTGCTGAATGCCCTTCAATAGAGCATTGCATTGTTTTCAAACGGGCGGGCAATCCGGTTGAGATGAAACCCGGCAGAGACCTCTGGTGGCACGAACTGACCGAAAAAGAACCGTCTGAATGTCCAACCGAACAGATGGACTCTGAAGACATCCTTTACATCCTCTACACCTCAGGCACAACCGGTAAACCCAAGGGTGTTGTCCATGTCCATGGTGGTTATGCGGTTGGCACCTACACAACCCTTAAATTTGTGTTTGACATCAAGCCCAACGACATTTACTGGTGTGCGGCTGATATCGGCTGGGTAACCGGACACTCCTATATCGTTTACGCGCCACTTATGCTTGGTGCCACCTCCATACTTTACGAGGGTGCACCCGACTATCCTGCACCTGACCGCTGGTGGTCAATCATTGAAAAGGAAAAGGTAACAATCCTTTATACATCGCCAACCGCAATCAGAATGTTTATGCGCTTTGGCGAGGAGTATCCGGCAAAGCACAACCTCACATCTCTCCGTCTTTTAGGCTCGGTGGGCGAACCTATCAACCCTGAAGCCTGGCGCTGGTACCGCAAAAACATCGGCGGTGACAAACTTCAGATTATGGACACCTGGTGGCAGACCGAAACCGGAACCTTTGTGATTTCGCCTCTGCCCATCACACCGCTAAAACCAGGCTCAGCAACCCTCCCTCTCCCCGGCTTTGCTGCTGATGTTGTCTCCTCTGAAGGTAAGCCGATAAAGCCTAATGAGAACGGTTTTGCTGTCATCCTTCGTCCCTGGCCAGCAATGCTCCGCACCCTTTACAAAGACCCCGACCGCTATGTTCAGGCGTACTGGTCACGCTTCCCTGGAAAATATCTTACTGGTGACTCCTGCACAAGAGACGAGGACGGTTATTTCTGGTTCAGAGGGAGAGCAGACGAAGTCCTTAATGTGGCTGGACACCGGCTCGGCACCGCCGAGATTGAATCTGCCTTGGTTGCCCATCCTGCTGTTGCTGAGGCAGCGGTCATCGGTATCCCTGATGAGGTCAAGGGTGATGTGCCCAAAGCCTATGTTACGCTCAAGGTTGGTTTCCAGCCCAGCGAGGCTTTGGTTGAAGAACTGAAGAAATGGGTCTCTCAAGAAATTGGTCCAATTGCCCGACCAGAGTCAATCGAATTCAGAGACAAACTACCCAAGACCCGTTCCGGCAAGATAATGCGCCGACTTCTAAAAGCCGAGGCATTGGGCAAGCCCATCGGCGACATCTCAACCCTTGATGAGTAAATCAAAAAGGCAGGGGTGCCAGCAAACACTATGGCACCCCTGCTAATGTAATTTTATCATAAAAGGAGGCTCACTGTGAGCGAAAACAAGATGTTCAATCGCTGGCTGATTGTTGTCGGCGCCCTTTTAATCCAGTTATGTCTTGGTGCAATCTATGCCTGGAGCGTCTTCCGCAAACCGCTTGAATCCACCTTGAACATAACCTCCACCCAGGCTTCCCTGCCCTTCTCCTTTGTTTTGGTCTTCTTTGCCCTTGCCACAGTTATTGGCGGCAGGCTCCAGGACCGGTTTGGACCCCGTATCGTTGCCATCATCGGTGGCTTTCTCCTTGCCCTGGGAATGATTCTTGCCAGTTTTGCCCAAAACATCGCAATGCTTGTCATCGCCTATGGTGTTATCTCTGGAATTGGTATCGGCTTCGCCTATGTCTGCCCGATATCTGCCGGTGTCAAATGGTTTCCGGACAAACGCGGCTTGATTACCGGGCTTGCTGTTGCTGGATTCGGTGCCGGGGCCCTGATTGTTGGACCCCTTGCCCGCGCAATGATTGACTCTACTGGCGTATTTGCCACCTTCCGTTATCTCGGTATCGCCTATCTTATCCTGATCTTCATCGGCGCTTTGATTCTCCGCAACCCACCATCAGGCTACAAACCTTTAGGCTGGAACCCACCTCAGCCCGCAGCCGGAACAACAGTGCGCACCGATTTCTCTGCCGGACAGATGCTTAAAACCGCTCAGTTCTGGCTCATCTGGCTCACCTATTTTGCCGGCTGCGCTGCCGGTCTGATGATTATCGGTCAGACCTCACCGATTGCCCAGGAACTTGCCCGTTTCAGCAAGGAGACCGCTGCGCTCGGTGTCAGCATCCTTGCCATCTTCAACGCCCTGGGCAGAATCTTCTGGGGCAGAATCTCAGACACCATTGGCAGGACCCGTGCCCTGCTTTTGATGTTTCTCATCAACGCCGTTGCCATTTTCGGCTACTTCTTAATCCCGTCAATTCCCTTTATCTTCTGGATTGGCATTGCCCTTGTTGGCTCAAGTTTTGGCGGCTACCTCGCAATCTATCCAGCGGTAACCGCCGATTTTTATGGCACAAAATATTCCGGGATTAATTATGGTCTGGTATTTACCGCCTACGGTATTGGCGGACTTTTGTCCAACATCTTTGCCCCAAGGATGAAGGAAATCACCGGCAACTACAACGCCGCATTTCTGATTACCGCCCTTTTGTGCCTTGCCGCGGCAGTAGTCATTATTTTAGTCAAGCCGCCTGCCGTCAGGCA encodes the following:
- the acs gene encoding acetate--CoA ligase; translation: MADEPKFYEPSAELVENSNIMAFMKRHNIKTLDELLNRAKDLEWYWGEMAKELEWFKPWNKVLDESQAPFYKWFIGGLFNIAHNCLDRHMKTDVKDKVAYIYHSEPGEVERWTYQRLYQETNKLANALKSLGVKKGDRVTIFLPMIPQLPIAMLACAKIGAIHSVVFSGFSSASLRDRIQDAEAKVLITADGAYRRGKLVTLKANADPALAECPSIEHCIVFKRAGNPVEMKPGRDLWWHELTEKEPSECPTEQMDSEDILYILYTSGTTGKPKGVVHVHGGYAVGTYTTLKFVFDIKPNDIYWCAADIGWVTGHSYIVYAPLMLGATSILYEGAPDYPAPDRWWSIIEKEKVTILYTSPTAIRMFMRFGEEYPAKHNLTSLRLLGSVGEPINPEAWRWYRKNIGGDKLQIMDTWWQTETGTFVISPLPITPLKPGSATLPLPGFAADVVSSEGKPIKPNENGFAVILRPWPAMLRTLYKDPDRYVQAYWSRFPGKYLTGDSCTRDEDGYFWFRGRADEVLNVAGHRLGTAEIESALVAHPAVAEAAVIGIPDEVKGDVPKAYVTLKVGFQPSEALVEELKKWVSQEIGPIARPESIEFRDKLPKTRSGKIMRRLLKAEALGKPIGDISTLDE
- a CDS encoding YCF48-related protein, giving the protein MPNRINSIFTLEDTFIAYAAGDNGTLLKSTDAGATWEKLSVPVQVNLYSVCFPGQAVIGYACGDRGIILKTENEGRTWQVLDSGTDVDLRAIKFPVSPEIGFVAGDKGTVLRTTDSGTTWERLITATEEKIMDVHFPADVITGYAVGLNGTVLKTTTGGSIWFSQAENVAELTANTHFTAVHFPADDLVGFMTTTLGRVFFTPDGGEVWRPLPIEFFVPPLYSLDIRHDTMAGFCVGAKGTVIHTLDGGNTWEKIDPGTEKDLFSIRFFADGIIGIIGGDEHTLLLSNNGGYTWAPAIIKD
- a CDS encoding OFA family MFS transporter; amino-acid sequence: MSENKMFNRWLIVVGALLIQLCLGAIYAWSVFRKPLESTLNITSTQASLPFSFVLVFFALATVIGGRLQDRFGPRIVAIIGGFLLALGMILASFAQNIAMLVIAYGVISGIGIGFAYVCPISAGVKWFPDKRGLITGLAVAGFGAGALIVGPLARAMIDSTGVFATFRYLGIAYLILIFIGALILRNPPSGYKPLGWNPPQPAAGTTVRTDFSAGQMLKTAQFWLIWLTYFAGCAAGLMIIGQTSPIAQELARFSKETAALGVSILAIFNALGRIFWGRISDTIGRTRALLLMFLINAVAIFGYFLIPSIPFIFWIGIALVGSSFGGYLAIYPAVTADFYGTKYSGINYGLVFTAYGIGGLLSNIFAPRMKEITGNYNAAFLITALLCLAAAVVIILVKPPAVRQKPAT
- a CDS encoding T9SS type A sorting domain-containing protein, whose product is MKNTILFLAVGILLAGPAQSQFLDTLYIPDTLGGCGEFDDILFNPVMNRLYIISHNNAVVLDCATKTRLKPLRNITGPVIFNPDNNSLYMGSIVLPSDTAVNLYVINCSTQAIVDTITLPTGGLRPRSGSNVRLNISIPANKIYCTVWFYESEPVTYVIDCRNNEVIKEMPGLHWRTVFHSLRSCAYICTQTAIYYFDCTNDTITDSISAPPNLGYQNISLSSESERLFATATSSQTTQIEIIDCLTNQVLGELQLPTGCWWLVHNTSANKLYAGVPSHWPNDLIYIIDLNTVQLTDSLLFPRSSLRDLFYNPNTDHLYTISLNPEPPPIAWVRVFDGETNSLIEEIPVPGHLNGGYIFHPTANRLYLNDGTNLFIIDCNRRQLETCLKIGYINSHIMWQPVTNRLYINDIYGDSFSSILTVYDASTNLPLKVVDLSSRVPSEEWFFHFTTATRENKIYLTSAQYRGVYVLDGETDSLINFIPGYIGGHYLLYSSRRNKLYTIPFSELMRNYYIYIIDCENDEIKNVIDVGESGDGYVNPYTDKVYAAITYMPSGLKTFIIDGEGDTVIKVIDSIGRPLAFRNKGDIHQIYMGCPYQDRVYVLDAKADTVIDSVMDVPITSEPFFYYDSIDDRIYYPHSSGGIIVIDCAANQIMDTILFCGIRYGHFLEECLWNPISDRFYLPNYDTSLTQTRNPMIMVIDCRTNTIIDSFYSPIKPEIMQWNYINNVVYINDYRYARVVAVKDNLIGVQDKPANETKPKMVLISPSVGSRFIVQQRAKGEIKIVDACGRIVKNLKPNQNTLDARNLAPGIYFATIEEHSRTLVQKFTVIR
- a CDS encoding T9SS type A sorting domain-containing protein; translated protein: MGSALTYGHRPGEPYGKLFLLVDSCNRAPYGFFWAYAGFGGTIVWHQLPGPPREIAPCHDASICYFFNPYTNPPEEKVLAVFGGRNELWAFDVPTQTWSKETFIPGEVPIGAGGSLKFGGFAMVPGWPVTKFYLIKGGGSPEFGVYNRVYGGQGSIKSPPPIPVWQLLPPFTTNEPGYTDTCFYEGADLAMWPPVPYLTLSPTHIYAMQGYSWMSNTGRRFSRYEISSMTWEARDNLIRPGAGIGGALVSHDTWGNLTQEPTAERASILHCFHGGYDNVFNCYDVPDNWSPDGEDPPYIVAYGSDLVFGAYWYSQNPSDSLPGIWASFGYNNDRIGFYTEFPTELKGSQPSSSLLTPAKTFIALPNPAQRSASFQILGAPHNIILKIYSENGTLVNQLKLENGKCMWNLKDFEGKKVPAGVYFYRIKINAAETGGKLIVK